From Rutidosis leptorrhynchoides isolate AG116_Rl617_1_P2 chromosome 3, CSIRO_AGI_Rlap_v1, whole genome shotgun sequence, a single genomic window includes:
- the LOC139899882 gene encoding uncharacterized protein — protein sequence MTIRSILEMEKLNGNNFIDWYRNLQIVLKSERKLHHLENPLPEAPPETASATVRNAYTKQYNEQLEVACLMLASMTSELQRNLMDYNAYDMIEELKTMFQQQAEQELIETVKVFHACKHELGQPVSQYVLKMKGYLDQLESLGYAMPPVLGVHLILTSLSKDYDVFVMNYNMHSMGKPIPELHAMLKQAEKGQPKKTPAVLTIKEGKIQKRKPQVASGKGKGKIKQAYTPKKKISPPAKKEHPAKDMDCHHCGQIGYWR from the coding sequence ATGACCATAAGGTCAATCCTTGAAATGGAAAAATTGAATGGTAACAACTTCATTGACTGGTATCGAAACCTTCAGATTGTCTTAAAGTCTGAAAGGAAGTTGCACCATCTAGAAAATCCTTTACCTGAAGCCCCACCTGAAACTGCTAGTGCTACTGTTCGTAATGCTTATACTAAGCAGTATAATGAACAACTTGAAGTAGCATGTCTTATGCTTGCTAGCATGACCTCTGAGCTCCAAAGGAACTTAATGGACTACAATGCATATGACATGATCGAGGAACTCAAGACGATGTTCCAACAGCAGGCTGAACAGGAATTGATTGAAACTGTGAAAGTGTTTCACGCTTGCAAACATGAGTTGGGGCAGCCGGTTAGCCAATATGTCTTGAAGATGAAAGGCTATCTGGATCAATTGGAGAGCCTAGGTTATGCTATGCCTCCAGTTCTTGGAGTGCACTTGATACTTACTTCACTATCCAAGGACTATGAtgtatttgtaatgaattacaatatgcatagCATGGGAAAACCCATTCCAGAGCTTCATGCAATGCTTAAGCAAGCTGAAAAGGGGCAACCAAAGAAGACTCCTGCAGTCTTAACAATAAAGGAAGGTAAAATCCAGAAAAGAAAGCCGCAAGTTGCTAGTGGAAAGGGAAAAGGAAAGATTAAGCAAGCTTACACACCAAAGAAGAAAATTTCACCACCAGCAAAGAAAGAGCATCCCGCAAAGGACATGGATTGTCACCATTGTGGCCAGATTGGTTATTGGAGATGA